A single Apostichopus japonicus isolate 1M-3 chromosome 11, ASM3797524v1, whole genome shotgun sequence DNA region contains:
- the LOC139975764 gene encoding uncharacterized protein: MAEQINKPVPHGFYGPPVPSHFISTQPQDSMQPLALIKRIPSSPSTAAATSHPTLIPVSASTSHHGHHLPPSSQQPHQGLPKEVLDSMLNPTVIVTTRTPIFIKSSPHISVVPRHTVMAHTQSTQSIVGGKISAAVRPSLVLNPQPMPQALVRVPVTSPRLPPARSGPQHRHIYPSPRIPLQRSPSQSPPHMQNLRSPPPHRSPKLKSPVTPPVAHMVNRTPPISIRPPLQHSPFPAHSGRKFTGPRVRSPPSTQQVRPIIVNTSNNPLIRSGPVLTIPGTPQRIQATLTGIPIQTSQVKLTSPNGPMVITHTKQSPKRAPGTQLSPSNARPVIFAPRQLLPANFDGHTLSYPMSKQKVLVAVNPHGLSKNTAVKIQAKPSTSMVHTGPVRGSVAPMVVSNQQQILVPIQTSPVKKPYTGKKRGRKPGSKNKPKLGHSLKVRIRPTTIVHGVTQKVMSLEGMKNVTVPMPTSVASVSQEAPSKTTDEQAKSQDEGPSPMNLAVKQTDKEKPTTEIPRAIVKPQILTHVIDGFIIEESKDPFPMPENSSLPLAVNADGSRTEDEPHRLKRGAQDSWETSPGHLRCEFCGKLDIPRKFKRSKRFCSMACAKRYNVGCTKRLGLFSPKEEKPERVKHKMKVQGPKAKALKGARGKFGRLEFNVTQPWNTKGKTVYSTPMGEGEEGPPSSTATSEESHSTSSSNATVSPLVSESDSMPFPDESEELPPGLPTDPSNWSVTDVRDFIKSVPGCNDFAEEFHSQEIDGQALMLLKEDHLMTTMNMKLGPALKIISKINTLRAKQSHF; the protein is encoded by the exons ATGGCTGAGCAAATAAACAAACCAGTCCCCCATGGCTTCTATGGGCCACCTGTACCATCTCATTTTATCAGCACTCAGCCGCAGGATTCCATGCAGCCTCTGGCTTTGATAAAGAGGATTCCGTCCTCCCCATCAACAGCTGCAGCTACTAGCCATCCTACTCTGATTCCTGTTTCTGCTTCAACCAGTCACCATGGGCACCACCTTCCACCATCCTCTCAGCAACCTCATCAAGGATTGCCCAAAGAAGTTCTCGACAGCATGTTGAATCCAACGGTCATCGTCACTACCAGAACTCCCATATTTATTAAATCTTCGCCGCATATTTCTGTCGTTCCTCGTCACACTGTTATGGCCCATACACAGAGTACCCAAAGCATCGTAGGAGGGAAAATCTCAGCAGCGGTGCGGCCGTCGTTAGTGTTGAACCCTCAACCGATGCCTCAAGCGTTGGTGAGAGTTCCTGTCACCAGTCCTCGCCTGCCACCGGCTAGATCTGGTCCACAGCATCGGCACATTTACCCCAGCCCTAGAATCCCTCTACAGAGGAGTCCTTCTCAGTCTCCACCTCACATGCAAAATCTGCGTTCTCCACCTCCTCATAGAAGTCCAAAACTGAAGTCTCCAGTCACACCACCCGTGGCGCATATGGTCAACAGAACCCCACCTATATCTATACGACCTCCTCTGCAGCATTCCCCCTTTCCCGCTCACTCGGGTAGGAAGTTTACAGGACCTAGGGTCAGGAGTCCTCCCTCCACCCAACAGGTACGCCCCATCATCGTCAACACGAGTAACAACCCCCTTATCCGGAGTGGCCCTGTTCTAACTATTCCTGGCACTCCTCAGCGGATACAGGCGACCTTGACAGGAATACCCATTCAGACTTCTCAAGTCAAGTTAACGTCACCAAATGGACCAATGGTTATCACACACACCAAGCAATCACCAAAGAGGGCTCCAGGCACTCAATTATCACCGTCGAATGCTCGTCCGGTCATCTTCGCACCCAGGCAGCTCTTGCCAGCCAACTTTGATGGCCACACATTGTCGTATCCCATGAGCAAACAGAAGGTCCTGGTGGCCGTGAACCCTCACGGTCTCAGTAAGAACACTGCTGTCAAAATTCAAGCGAAACCTTCCACCTCGATGGTGCATACAGGTCCAGTTAGAGGAAGCGTCGCACCGATGGTGGTCTCCAACCAACAACAAATTCTTGTCCCAATCCAAACTAGTCCCGTCAAGAAACCTTACACGGGTAAAAAACGGGGTCGAAAACCGGGCTCAAAGAACAAACCGAAACTGGGTCACAGCCTCAAAGTCAGGATTCGTCCAACGACTATAGTCCACGGCGTCACCCAGAAAGTGATGTCTTTGGAGGGTATGAAGAACGTTACAGTGCCCATGCCAACCTCAGTGGCATCCGTCTCTCAAGAGGCTCCCTCCAAAACAACAGATGAACAAGCCAAATCCCAAGATGAGGGACCATCTCCAATGAATCTGGCAGTCAAACAAACTGACAAGGAGAAACCCACTACGGAGATTCCTCGGGCCATCGTTAAGCCGCAGATTTTAACTCACGTCATCGATGGCTTCATCATCGAGGAATCGAAAGATCCATTTCCT ATGCCTGAAAATTCATCCCTCCCGTTGGCTGTTAATGCAGATGGCTCCAGAACAGAGGATGAACCGCACAGACTTAAGAGAGGAG CTCAAGACAGTTGGGAGACCTCTCCAGGACACCTACGGTGCGAATTTTGTGGTAAACTGGACATTCCACGGAAATTTAAGAGGTCAAAGAGGTTTTGTTCGATGGCCTGCGCCAAACGATACAACGTCGGATGCACCAAGAGGCTGGGCTTGTTCTCACCCAAAGAGGAGAAGCCAGAAAGGGTCAAGCATAAGATGAAAGTCCAAGGACCAAAGGCCAAGGCACTGAAGGGTGCCAGAGGAAAGTTTGGACGACTGGAATTTAACGTTACTCAACCTTGG AACACGAAAGGTAAGACCGTCTACTCGACCCCCATGGGAGAAGGAGAAGAGGGTCCCCCATCTTCGACGGCTACATCAGAAGAATCTCATTCCACGTCGTCCTCCAACGCGACCGTCTCTCCACTCGTCAGCGAATCAGATAGCATGCCTTTCCCCGACGAGAGCGAAGAGCTCCCCCCGGGTCTTCCCACAGACCCCAGCAACTGGTCGGTGACAGACGTCAGAGACTTCATCAAGTCCGTCCCGGGTTGCAACGACTTTGCGGAGGAGTTCCATTCCCAGGAGATCGACGGTCAAGCGCTGATGCTGCTCAAGGAGGACCATCTGATGACTACGATGAATATGAAATTGGGTCCGGCCTTGAAGATCATAAGTAAGATAAACACACTCAGAGCGAAGCAGAGTCACTTTTAA